The Methylomicrobium agile genome has a segment encoding these proteins:
- a CDS encoding polysaccharide biosynthesis protein, giving the protein MKSRLAHWFIGQPRSRKALILIGADVVFAVLALWSAFSLRWGILFVPRNIEWTLIAVAPMLAVPIFIRLGLYRAIIRYIEIKALWTIVQAVALYAGAFAAIYFLPFIFYESGIRNLPRTVPILNWLIMTLLVGSSRFFARWWLGDTYARLGGGHKFSLQPKKKVLIYGAGSGGVQLASALSLGREFEPVAFIDDDSSLHKHKIHGLRIYPFSALSYLIDRYAVSSVLLAIPSAKRSRQSELIRMLEPYAVHVLSMPCVSEIAEGKITFDSLREVGIEDLLGRDPVTPNPDLLHANITGKTVMVTGAGGSIGSELCRQLVALQPSALVLFELSEYALYAIERELLSSRNGGNERTPIYAILGSVTDAPRLTKICKTFKVQTIYHAAAYKHVPIVEHNPVAAIRNNIFGTLRSAEAAVTARVETFVLISTDKAVRPTNTMGATKRFAELILQAFSAEPSVRQSTRFTMVRFGNVLGSSGSVVPLFKEQIKHGGPVTVTDPNIIRYFMTIPEAAQLVIQAGAMGGGGDVFVLDMGEPVRILDLAKRMIHLSGLEIKDREHPDGEIEIRFTGLRPGEKLYEELLIGNHVTETEHPRIMRAEEHVIAWADLRKRLECLDRAAERDDHVQIREILLQAVSGFAPQCGIEDLLWKRAQSGAAMPGPEEIDKKKPPFENGEGRRKNQAANKFEEAPPDETEKNL; this is encoded by the coding sequence ATGAAGTCCCGGCTGGCGCATTGGTTCATCGGGCAACCCCGCTCCCGGAAAGCCCTGATTCTGATCGGGGCCGATGTCGTGTTTGCGGTCCTGGCTTTATGGTCGGCTTTTTCGCTGCGCTGGGGCATCCTGTTCGTCCCTCGAAATATCGAGTGGACGCTGATCGCGGTCGCGCCCATGCTGGCCGTTCCGATTTTCATTCGCCTCGGCCTGTACCGGGCCATCATCCGCTATATCGAAATCAAAGCGTTATGGACGATCGTACAGGCGGTCGCTCTCTATGCCGGGGCCTTCGCGGCCATTTATTTCCTGCCTTTCATCTTTTACGAGAGCGGCATCCGCAACCTGCCGAGGACGGTCCCCATTCTGAACTGGCTGATCATGACCCTGCTGGTCGGCAGCAGCCGATTTTTCGCGCGCTGGTGGCTCGGCGACACCTATGCCCGGCTCGGCGGCGGGCATAAGTTCTCCCTGCAGCCGAAGAAGAAAGTGCTCATTTACGGCGCCGGCAGCGGCGGTGTGCAGCTGGCCTCGGCCCTATCGCTCGGCCGCGAATTCGAACCGGTCGCCTTCATCGACGACGATTCGTCGCTTCATAAACACAAAATTCACGGTCTCAGGATTTATCCGTTTTCGGCCCTGAGTTACCTGATCGACCGCTACGCGGTTTCAAGCGTCCTGCTGGCGATACCGTCCGCCAAAAGATCGCGCCAAAGCGAATTGATCCGGATGCTCGAACCCTATGCCGTGCATGTCCTGTCGATGCCGTGCGTATCGGAAATCGCCGAAGGTAAAATCACTTTCGATAGCCTCCGCGAAGTCGGCATCGAGGATCTCCTGGGCCGAGATCCGGTGACGCCCAACCCCGATCTGCTGCATGCGAATATCACCGGCAAAACGGTCATGGTGACCGGCGCAGGCGGTTCGATCGGATCGGAACTGTGCCGGCAGCTCGTCGCGCTGCAGCCGTCCGCGCTGGTGCTGTTCGAACTGAGCGAATACGCCCTGTACGCGATCGAACGGGAGCTGCTGTCTTCCCGCAACGGCGGGAACGAAAGAACGCCGATCTATGCGATCCTGGGCTCCGTAACCGATGCGCCGCGCCTGACCAAAATCTGCAAAACTTTCAAGGTACAGACGATCTACCACGCGGCCGCCTACAAGCACGTACCGATCGTCGAACACAATCCGGTCGCGGCGATACGCAACAATATATTCGGCACTCTGCGCTCGGCCGAAGCGGCCGTAACGGCGCGGGTCGAAACCTTCGTGCTAATCTCGACCGATAAGGCGGTACGCCCGACCAACACGATGGGCGCTACCAAACGTTTCGCCGAACTGATCCTGCAGGCCTTCAGCGCCGAGCCGTCCGTCCGGCAGTCCACCCGCTTCACGATGGTCCGCTTCGGCAACGTTCTCGGCTCTTCCGGCTCGGTCGTGCCGTTGTTCAAGGAACAAATCAAACACGGCGGCCCGGTCACGGTCACCGACCCGAATATCATCCGTTATTTCATGACGATACCCGAAGCCGCGCAACTGGTCATTCAGGCCGGGGCGATGGGCGGCGGTGGCGACGTCTTCGTGCTCGACATGGGCGAGCCTGTCCGCATTCTCGACCTGGCCAAGCGGATGATTCATCTGAGCGGCCTCGAAATCAAGGATCGAGAACATCCGGACGGCGAAATCGAAATCCGCTTTACCGGGCTCAGACCCGGCGAAAAACTTTACGAAGAATTGCTGATTGGAAACCATGTAACGGAAACCGAACATCCCCGCATCATGCGCGCCGAAGAACACGTAATCGCCTGGGCGGACCTTCGTAAACGTCTGGAATGCCTGGACAGGGCGGCAGAACGGGACGATCACGTACAAATTCGGGAAATTTTGCTGCAAGCGGTCTCGGGCTTCGCGCCGCAATGCGGCATCGAAGACTTGCTCTGGAAACGGGCGCAATCCGGCGCCGCAATGCCGGGCCCCGAAGAAATAGACAAAAAAAAACCTCCCTTCGAAAATGGCGAAGGGAGGCGGAAAAATCAAGCAGCGAATAAATTTGAGGAGGCGCCGCCCGATGAAACAGAGAAAAATCTGTGA